The DNA sequence GCCCTGTCAGTTTGCGAGCCATGACATCCTGCTCAGTAAAACGGGCCAGCAAGATTTCTCCGTCAGTGGACCGGTTCCGATCATAAGAAATATAAATTGTTCCATCCGGTGCCTGAAATCCATCGGGATAAGAAATCCCCTTCCGTTCATCCAGCACCAGCCCCCCTTGCCAGACCTTGCCGTCATCCTCTGATAACCAGGCACTCAATTGAACCCGGCCTTTGTGCGCATCAATTTTGTCACCATGCTTGATTAACAGCAGTCGCCCCGAGGCTAACCGACGGATGTGAAAGCGGGCATTCGGCTGTTTAATCTGGGGAGGTAATGATGGCTTTGCCCAGGTTCGTCCACCATCCCGGGATGTTGTCTGCATAATGCCTTTACTGGTCCGGGCCAGCATCCAGAGAGTACCGTTTTTACGTTCAACGATCATGTGTTCGTGCCAGTCCGGATTGGGAAAACGCGCGGCCCCCCTGCGTTTCCAGGTTGCCCCTTTATCAGTGGATACAAACACATTTGCACCTCGCACAGGGTCCAGTTCTTTAAAACATCCCTTGAAAGGACCGAAACCTTCCCGCTGATCGAGGGAAATCGGCAGCATCCATTCTCCATTAGAGAGTACCGTTGGTTTATTCAGTGTGACCCCATGCCAGATACGACGCGGCTCTGACCAGACCGGTACGTCAGCATCGGGGTTATTACAAACGGTGGCCCAGACCCCAGCTCTCCCGTCAAACATGTGCATTGACTGATCAAATATCAGCCACAAACGTCCTTCAGGATCGGTCCAGAGATTTCCTACTAGAATACTGCGATCCATGGGCAAATCTGCTGAATGTGAATCGAGGACCAAACGGGGTTGTGACCAGTTCTCTCCATCATCATCACTTGTCGCCAGCACAAAAAATGCCTTGGGGCTATCCCCACCAGCTACCCAGCAGGCCCAGAGACGCCCTCCTGGGGTACGTTCAATCCCAATCGTCATGCCGTAATCGAGCTTATCGTAGCCATATTCAGGTAGCGGAGACGTATTCAGAGCAGGCGGAATCAGCGCCAGATCGGCAATCTTTTCCATACGCTCGATTTGATTTACCGACTTCGTTTGGGGTTCGGCTGCAAAGAGTCCCGCACCGAACAAGAGCCCACAAACACCTGCAACAATCATCGAATGTTTCATAAAACTGATGCCCTGTTTTATTGAATGACTCAAAAGACAATTCTTTGTCTGTGATCATTATGGCAAATCACCAGACCGACAACCAGGCGCGAACTTCACATTGAGACTCCGCACCGCCCAGGAATCAAATAAAACCTTGCTGATGTTTAACAATCTGTTAGAGTCATGCCATATTGATAACACGGAAATAAAGTACTGAGGGTATCAGCGAGACTGGAATGAGCAACAACATTAGTCCTCAATCTGCAAGGATCACTGGCGATCTCGCTCCCTGGAGCGAAGAGGATCTGCCAGCCCCGCCTCCTTTTTCGATTCGCAATCTGTTTCGTACAATCGGCCCGGGGGCCATCCTGCTCGCAGGTTCCATTGGTGGCGGCGAGTGGCTGATTGGTCCTACAATTACTGTCAAATACGGTATGAGTATTCTCTGGATTGCGACAGTCGCGATTGCTCTTCAGCTTTTATTTAATCTGGAGGCAATCCGTTACACACTCTATACCGGAGAACCCATTCTGGTGGGTATTATGCGTTTGCGTCCCGGATCTAAGTTTTGGGCGAGTGGTTACATCTTTGCTACCCTAGCGCAACTGGGAGTGCCGGCTCTGGCAGCTGGATGCGCCTCAGTCCTCTTCGCGACATTTGTGGGTCGGATAGCGGGTGACGGAGATGCGACGGCACTTCATCTGCTGACATATCTGGTGATTACAATTACGGTAGCTATTCTACTCTCAGGAAAAACAATTGAGCGGATGCTGGAGTACTTTTCCTGGGTGATGATTACCTTCATCTTTTCCTTTCTGATTACCGTCAACCTGCTGTTTGTTCCCTTCTCACACTGGTTGAAAACGCTCTCCGGATTTGTCCAGTTTGGCTCACTCCCTGCCAACCTGGATCCGCTTCTGCTGGCCACATTTGCAGCGACTGCGGGATCCGGGGGCATCGGGAATCTGGTAATAACCAACTGGTATCGCGATAAAGGTTTCGGCATGGGTGCCAAAGTCGGATCGATTACCAGTGCTTTCAGCCACAGTGAAATGCAGCTCTCGCCAGTCGGAAAAGTGTTTCCACTCACTGAGGAAAACCTGAATCACTGGCGTTCCTGGTGGAAATACGTCTCCGCAGACCAGGTCTGGCTCTGGGGGCTGGGTTGCCTGCTCGGCATGTTCCTGAATGTGAATCTCGCAACCGCCGTCATTCCGGAAAACACCAATATGGAGCATCTGGCTGCGGGAGCATTTCAGGCACGTTTCATGGCAGAACAACTCTGGACTGGTTTCTGGTGGTTGGCTCTGTTGAACGGATTCTGGGTGCTGATGTCAACTCACCTCAGTAACACCGATGTGCTCATTCGAACGGTAACGGATATCGTCTGGGTAGCCAGCCCCCAGTTGCGGGAACGACGTAAGATGAGTGTCAGTCGGCTCTATTATCTGTTCCTGATGATTGCCACAGTCTGGGGTCTGTTTGCCGTACACTGGGGACACGCTATTTCACTGTTTAAAATCCTGGGCGCTGTAGCAGGTCCTGTCCTGGCTGTTGCGGCGATTCAGATCCTGATTATCAATACAAAACTCCTGCCGCAACAACTTAGGCCCCCCATCTGGCGGCGTGCTGCTCTGATTGTCTGTGCCATCTGCTATGGCAGTCTGTCTGCTGCGTTCATTTGGGACTTGTATTTGTCTCTTAAATGAGCAAAACTACACTATAGTCTTACAGCAGCGTTCATAGATTTTTGGAGCATCTCGACATGCCCTCTCTGCCGCTGATCAAAATATCCTGCATGCCCTCTCGACTAACAGCCATCTCAACAGGATTGATGTTGCTGTTTCTGGTTCGTGCTCCCAGTCTCTCCCATGCAGCAGAACCTGATTCCCTGATCCTCTACGAAAACCGTATTCGTACCATTCTGAATAATAAATGCGTGCGCTGTCATGGTCCCAGCGAAAAAAAAGCGGGACTGGATCTCAGCACTCCCCGGGGAATTCTTAAAGGCAGCGAATCTGGACGTATCCTGCAAGGAGGCGCTGTTGATGAAAGCCTGTTATTCCAGATGATCGAGGCTGATGAAATGCCTCCAGACGAAAAAGACCATCTCAGCGCAACAGAGCGCGAGACAATCCGCGCATGGATTCAGACAGGTGCCCATTTCAGGGAATCCGTCAAAACCATACCAGCGGTAACACAACATGATATCATCCCTCTGCTCCATCTCCGCTGTGTTGCCTGCCATGGAGGCCGCCGCCAGGAGGCGGGTCTGGACCTGAGGACCAGGCAGTCCATTATGCAGGGTGGGAAATCCGGCCCGGTAGTCGTTTCAGGTAATCCAGAAGCGAGCCTGCTGATTCAACGGATTAAAGCTGCCGAGATGCCTCCCAGGCGTAAACTGGTCTCAGTCAGTGTCAAACCGATAGAGGCGAATGAGCTGGAACGACTCTCCCAGTGGATTCAGCTGGGGCTCCCCGAAGTTAATGATTTTGAGATGACGGAATCAGAGACTCTCGTCAGTGAAGAGGATCGCCAATTCTGGTCTTTTCAGCCTCCAGTTCGAGTTGAACCTCCTCACGTGAAACAGCAGCACCGAGTGCAGAATCCCATTGATGCATTCATTATCAACAAACTCGAAGACGAAGGGCTTACATTAGCTCCTCCAGCAGACAAACGTACGCTGATCCGTCGTCTGTCGATTGATTTAACAGGTCTGCCACCCACTCCGGAAGAAATCGACAAGTTTTTAAACGATGAAGATCCCCAGTCCTATGAAAACCTGGTTGACCGCTTGCTGGCATCCCCCCGTTATGGTGAGCGCTGGGCCAGACACTGGCTGGACGTCGTCGGTTATGCAGATTCGGAAGGGGCGCAAAATGAAGACAAGCTGCGTCCTCACATGTATCGCTATCGTGACTACGTGATCCGCGCATTGAATGAGGATAAACCCTATTCACGATTCCTGCAGGAACAGATTGCCGGTGATGAACTTGTCGATTACCAGTCCGGAAATATCACACCCGAAGTCTATGATTGCCTGGTAGCCACTGGTTTTTTACGAACAGCTCCCGACAGAACCTTCGCCAACATTACCAATTTCGTACCGGATCGACTTGAAGTCATCTCAGATGAAATTCAGATCCTGGGTTCAGCCGTCATGGGGTTGACCATCAAATGCGCCCGCTGCCACTCGCATAAGTTTGACCCGATTCCGCAAAGCGACTATTACCGACTGACAGCCATTTTCAAGGCGGCCTATGACGAACATGACTGGTTAAAATCACAGGGCCCTCGTACCCTGTCTCATGTCAGCCAGGAAGAACATCAGAAATATCAGGAACACGAACGTCAGCTGTCTCGACAACAGGGGCTACTACAAAAAAAACTTACCCAGTTGGATCCGACTAAACCAGACTATCAACAAAAAAGTACAGAAGTCAAAAAACAGATCGCCGCCCTGAAAGACCAACACTGGCCAGCCCCTCGGATTCGCGCCCTCTGGTCCCGAGAGTCCCCATCGCCCACCTATATCTATAAACGAGGAAACTATCTCACACCGGGTCGTCCGGTCGAACCAGGTGTGCCTGCTGTCTTAACCAGTGTGGATGAATCAATTAAATTTGATCAAGTATCCGCTAATGGAAAGCCAGTCGGTCGTCGGCTGCTCTTCGCCCGCTGGCTGACTCAATCCGATCACCCACTGACAGCACGGGTGATGGTCAATCGAATCTGGTTACATCATTTTGGACGGGGTATCGTCAATACACCTGGAAACTTTGGCCGTGCAGGAGAGCGCCCGACACACCCGAAACTCCTTGACTGGCTGGCAACCGAATTCATTCGCCAGAACTGGAGTATAAAGGCCATCCACAAGCTCATGGTCACCTCCAGTACTTATCGACAGTCTTCTGACATTTCTGACGAAGCAGCCCGACTCGACCCTACGGGAAGCCTCCTGTCCCGAATGCCACTCAAACGAATGGAAGCGGAGGTTCTCCGTGATTCTCTTTTGTTAATCTGCGGTCAATTGGACGAAACCCCGTTCGGGCCGGCAGATCCGGTTGAGGCTCGCGCCGATGGTCTGGTGACATCCCGGCGGGGTAAAGCTGGATGGCGCAGAAGTATCTACGTTTTACAGCGTCGCACCAAAATCCCGACCCTACTGGAAAACTTTGATTTCCCTCAAATGGGACCTAACTGTATTCAGCGTGGAGAATCGCTGGTGGCTCCTCAGGCGTTGCATCTCATGAATAACGAGATGATCCACCAGCTAGCGGTCTACTTAGCTGGAAATATCCAAAACACTGTTGGTGACGACTGGGAGCAACAGATCCAGCAGATCTACCTGAGAGCACTGGGCCGTGAACCAGATCCTGAAGAAACCAGAGTAGGCCTGGAAACGCTTCAGTTGCTGGAAGAGAAGTGGAATACTCAACTGAAAGATAAGCAGACATCCTCAACCAGCGTTCAAAAAGCATTAAGCAGTTACTGTCACGCGATATTCAATCTGGCTGAATTCCAATACATCGATTGAATCAGAAAACCCCAAACTGAATATTCCAGAGAACGAATGTCAGACATGAAACAGGAACATCTGAGCGAAAATCATGTAAGCAGACGCAGTTTTTTCGAGCAAGTCGGAACGGGACTCCAGGGTGCTGCATTAACCTGGCTCCTGCAGCAGGACCTGTATGCCGAGTCTACAGCTCCTGAAACGAAAAAACATCAATTTTTATCCGGTCCTCACCACAGGCCCCGGGCCAAATCTGTCATTCATCTGTTTATGAACGGCGGTCCCAGCCAGATGGACCTGTTTGACCCCAAACCGATGCTCGACAAACTGCACGGCAAAGAACACTTCAAACAGATCGCAGGCGAGGTCGAATTTCCGGAACGTGCGGGAGCATTAATGAAGAGTCCATTCCAATTCGCCCAGCACGGTGAATCGGGAATGTGGGTCTCTGATGTCATGCCTCACCTGGCGAAACAGGTCGATGAAATCACGATGATTCGTTCGATGTATACGACTAATCTGACTCATGAACCAGCACTTTATAAAATTCAGTCAGGCAGCGAATTCACTGGTCACCCCGCCCTGGGTGCCTGGGTCTCCTATGGACTGGGTAGCGAGAACCATAACCTGCCCGCTTATGTTGTACTGGATGATCCACTGGGACTGCCCGTCAACGGTATCGAAAACTGGCAGGCGGGTTTCCTGCCTGCACAACACCAGGGAACCCGTTTTCGTGCAACCGGTTCACCTGTCTTGAATCTGAAACCGGAATTTGAGCGCCCATCGGCAGTTTCAGAATTAGAACGGAATCTGATTTCACGTCTGGACCAGATTCATCAGCGTCGACACCAGCACCAGCATCAACTTGAAGCACGACTTTCAACCTATGCCCTGGCAGCCCGCATGCAGATTGCCGCCTCCGACGCACTTGATCTTTCCCAGGAAACGGCTGAGACACAGAGAATGTATGGGATTGATCAACCGGTTACGGAATCTTACGGGCGTCGCTGCCTGATTGCACGTCGGCTTATCGAGCGTGGCGTTCGTTTTATTCAGCTATTCATTAATAGCCAGATCTGGGACTCACATAATGCGATCGCCTCCAGCTTGAAATCAGCCTGTCAGAGAACAGATAAACCCGTTGCAGCACTTCTGCAGGATCTCAAGCAGCGCGGACTCCTGGATGAGACCCTGGTGATGTGGGGGGAGAAATGGGCCGGCTCCCCATAGCTCAATTGTCCCCCGATAAAGATGCACGCAAATCAGGCCGCGATCATAATAAAAACGCGCTCTGCACCTGGATGGCAGGCGGCGGTGTGAAACGGGGACTGGTTCTAGGTGAAACCGATGAACTGGGATTCGCCGCCGTGGAAAACCGGGTCAGTGTTCCCGACTGGCACGCCACGATGCTGCACCTGCTTGGTCTGAATCACGAAGAGCTTTTCATCGAACGCAATGGACTCAAAGAACGCCTGACTGGTGTCGGCAACGAACCCCGAGTAGTCACTGAAATTCTGGCCTGAAACCTGACAGAGGCTGGCCCCGCCAACGGGGATCCAGCTCAAACAAGATAGTTGATAAACGCGTTTTTAATGCAGGCCGTAACGACTCATTTTGTAGTGCAGCGTACGCACACTGACCCCCAGCAGCTTGGCCGTCTTTTCACGATGATAATCGCAGGCTGCGAGTGCTGTCGTGATCGCTTCTTTTTCAGCATCCTCAGTCACCTCTGCCAGTGTTTTCACGTGCGCGGAATCAGAGGCAGGAGTCGGACTCAGTTCCACTGGCAGATCTGGAGCTTCAATCAAATCTGCCGGCAGCGTGACTACCAATCTTTCGATGACGTTCCGCAACTGACGCACGTTTCCGGGCCAGCGAGCAGTCACGAATATGCGCATGGCCTCTGGTGAAACAGTCTTTAGCGGTCGATTATGCCGCTGGCAGAAATGTGTTAGAAAATGTTCAATCAACAAAGGAATATCATCGCGACGCTCACGCAGTGCGGGGATATGAATGGGAATGACATTCAGGCGATAAAACAGATCCTCACGGAAGGTCCCATCTTCGATCAATGGCTCGACAGCTTTGTTCGTGGCTGAAATAATGCGGGCATCACTGGTGAGAACCTCTTCACCACCTACTCTCATATATTGTTGAGTTTCCAGCACGCGGAGCAGATCGACCTGACTTTTGGCAGGCATTTCTGTCACTTCATCCAGGAACAGGGAACCGCCCTGTGCCTGTTCAAAACATCCGGGCTTCTGTCGCGTCGCTCCACTGAAAGATCCTTTTTCATGACCGAAGAGTTCACTCTCCAATAGCGTTTCCGGCATTGCTCCCAGATTGACAGCCACGAATGGGCCACTACTCCGATTACTCAAATCATGGACGGCCCTGGCAATCAACTCTTTTCCAGTACCACTTTCTCCCTGAATTAGAATCGTAGCATCAGTGGCGGCCACCTGGCGAATCTGCTGGAATACATCATGCATGGCCGCACAGTTACCAATAATATTGGAAACTTCTCCAGCGTTAACCAGACGATTACGCAATTCACGGTTTTCAATCTGCAGCCGATAGTGTTCGCGGGCCTTACGGACCTGATGTCGAATCAAATCGAGATCCAGCGGTTTGGTAATAAAATCAAATGCCCCCAGCCGCATCGATTTGACTGCCGTCTCCACGGTCCCATGGGCGGTGATCACGATGGTTGTTGTCTGGGGGCTGCTGCGGAGGATCTGTTCAATCAGTTCCAGCCCATCCATTTCACCCGGTAAGCGCACGTCGGCGATGACCAGTTGATAAGTCCCCTCACGAAATTTAGCGAGCCCTTCCTCAGCATCCTGGGCTGTCTCCAGAACATCCGCCTCTTTCGCCAACCCCTTGGCAAGCCCGGAGCGAATGTTGGGCTCATCATCAATGATTAAAATTCCGAAACCGTCTGTATTCATGCTGTCCCACTTGCTGGCAATAAAACTGAGAACGAGGTACCACTCGGACCCGTGTTGAAATCGATTGTTCCATCGTGTTGTCGTACAATCTTCTCGCATAGTGCAAGTCCCATGCCGGTCCCTTCGTGCCGCGTCGTGAAGTAAGGGTCAAAAATTCGCTCTCGCAGTTCGGCAGGGATTCCTTTCCCGGTATCGGTAATGCTGATTCGCAACCAGTCCCCCTCCTGATTCAGACCGATGGTCAGTACCCCGCCTCCCGGCATCGCCTGTATAGCATTGAGTGCCAGATTCAAAAGTACCTGATCGATGTGAACGGAATCAGCCATGATTTCTGGAGGCTTTTCCTGCGGCAGCTTCACCTCTACTTTCACTTTCTGCTGCTCAGCCTGTGGTCTGATGAAGCGGACCAGTTTATTGATTAATGCGGTTAAATCAACACGGGATCGTCCTGGTTCTGACATCGAAGCATAATCACGAAACCCTTCGAGTACTGAAGTCAGTCGCTTGACTTCGGTTTGAATGACTTCCAGCATTTCATCGATTTCGTCAGATCGATTCTGAGACTCCAGAGCCTCTTCAAGAAGTTGCACATGGAGTGATAGTGCACTCAGTGGATTTTTGATTTCATGCTGCAGCCCGGTTGCGAGAGAACCCAGACCTGCATAACGCTCCATGCGACGTAAGCGTTGTTCCATTAAAGCGCGTTCCGTCACGTCACGAACGTGGAGCACAGTACCTAGCTCTTCCTGGCGTTCATTCCGCAACAGACTACAACCCGCCCTGAGAGTCTGTTCATGACCATCACGATTGATCGTATAATCACAGTCCCGCACGGGCGAATGATGGGCATTCACGTGACTGCAGATCACGCATAACAGCGTATGTTCGACTCCCACATCAGAGAGTGGGCGACCAATGACAGGTTCTTCCAGGCTCAATAATTCACGACCGCGGGGATTGATACTTGTGATGATCTCATCTCGGTCCGTCGTCAGTACGCCCTGATCCATACTTGCCAGAACGTCGCTGGCCATCACTTTGACTTCACGGAGAGATCGCTCACTGTTGAGATAAGCTCGCACCAGCAGGACTAGAGCAATCGCGGTCACAATAATGTTGAGAAACAACAGAATCGATAATTGCGACTGAAATCGCAGTTCCCCCGCCAGCTCCCGGGCAACTGCCAGATCGCTGTCGGGCAGGTGACGAATGATTTTGGCAACGATTTCCTGCTCGTGATGGAAATCAACCAGAATCCACAGCGTCACCACCAGGCCGGTAAGGCTCAGTAAAGCCAGCCCCCCGATTGCCAGTTGAAAACCACGGCTGACACGCGTTTCGTAAACATGAAACATCCGTTGAACTCCGGCCCCCGGCTAAATATCCAGACTAAAGCATCCGGAATGGACTGAAACAAGACAGGTCATACTCATAGGTGCACCGAGGAGGGAAGGCAGAAGCATTTGCTGCTCGATGGATTTAACGCAATCATTTTGCTCGCAAGGCATTATATTCAGTTTATGATATTTCTCAATTAAATTCATCCCTCGTCTTAACCCGTCCATTCATGTGCAGCTTATTGCAGACCCCCTGCAGGACATTGCAGCATGTCTTTAATCAAAAAACTGCAGAATCGATATTTTGCAGGAAAAAATCAGCCGCTATCAGGGGGAAACCAATAAAAAAGGAAAAGTTTACATATCCTGCCGTCTTTAAAATCAATGGAATGCAAATCGCAATCCAAATCAGATAGTGAACCGTCCTGATTGATGCCGGGCGGTAAATTATCCACCACATCGAATGGCCCTTATTGGAATCTCAGCCATGATCAGGAATCACAATTCAGGGACAGAATCCTCTTCTCCCGCGCTAAAAATCGCGGTCAAACAACCTTCGCACATCTTCCATTGCCTCTCAAAAAGGATCGTCGCGATAGCTGGCCTGTTTGTTTTTTGTGTCTCCCCTACTCAAGCCAAGTTGCCTGAGGTACACGAGACAAACGAAAACCTCACATCTCAGCTTCAAGATCTTCAGCGACAGATCGATGAGTTAAAGTCGCAGCAGATCATGACAGTTCAGAATATCGCCCCGCCCGCAATCGATCCCATGATGGAGGCCCCAGATGAATACGATTCTGATCTGCCTCCCTACATGTTCGGAGACTCAAATACTTCTCAGGATTTCCCGACAGTCAGACTCACTGGCTTCTTCCAGGCAGATGCTGTCTGGTTCAGCCAGGACAGTAAGAACATTCAGGCTGTGGGAGATGTTCAAAACGGAGCTGATTTTCGTCGTGCCCGTCTGGCTGCGACTGGGGATGCCTGGGAAAATATAGGCTACATGCTCGAAATGGACTTTGCTT is a window from the Gimesia benthica genome containing:
- a CDS encoding sialidase family protein translates to MKHSMIVAGVCGLLFGAGLFAAEPQTKSVNQIERMEKIADLALIPPALNTSPLPEYGYDKLDYGMTIGIERTPGGRLWACWVAGGDSPKAFFVLATSDDDGENWSQPRLVLDSHSADLPMDRSILVGNLWTDPEGRLWLIFDQSMHMFDGRAGVWATVCNNPDADVPVWSEPRRIWHGVTLNKPTVLSNGEWMLPISLDQREGFGPFKGCFKELDPVRGANVFVSTDKGATWKRRGAARFPNPDWHEHMIVERKNGTLWMLARTSKGIMQTTSRDGGRTWAKPSLPPQIKQPNARFHIRRLASGRLLLIKHGDKIDAHKGRVQLSAWLSEDDGKVWQGGLVLDERKGISYPDGFQAPDGTIYISYDRNRSTDGEILLARFTEQDVMARKLTGPKSRLKMLISRATPSGKSKDD
- a CDS encoding Nramp family divalent metal transporter — its product is MSNNISPQSARITGDLAPWSEEDLPAPPPFSIRNLFRTIGPGAILLAGSIGGGEWLIGPTITVKYGMSILWIATVAIALQLLFNLEAIRYTLYTGEPILVGIMRLRPGSKFWASGYIFATLAQLGVPALAAGCASVLFATFVGRIAGDGDATALHLLTYLVITITVAILLSGKTIERMLEYFSWVMITFIFSFLITVNLLFVPFSHWLKTLSGFVQFGSLPANLDPLLLATFAATAGSGGIGNLVITNWYRDKGFGMGAKVGSITSAFSHSEMQLSPVGKVFPLTEENLNHWRSWWKYVSADQVWLWGLGCLLGMFLNVNLATAVIPENTNMEHLAAGAFQARFMAEQLWTGFWWLALLNGFWVLMSTHLSNTDVLIRTVTDIVWVASPQLRERRKMSVSRLYYLFLMIATVWGLFAVHWGHAISLFKILGAVAGPVLAVAAIQILIINTKLLPQQLRPPIWRRAALIVCAICYGSLSAAFIWDLYLSLK
- a CDS encoding PSD1 and planctomycete cytochrome C domain-containing protein, which gives rise to MPSRLTAISTGLMLLFLVRAPSLSHAAEPDSLILYENRIRTILNNKCVRCHGPSEKKAGLDLSTPRGILKGSESGRILQGGAVDESLLFQMIEADEMPPDEKDHLSATERETIRAWIQTGAHFRESVKTIPAVTQHDIIPLLHLRCVACHGGRRQEAGLDLRTRQSIMQGGKSGPVVVSGNPEASLLIQRIKAAEMPPRRKLVSVSVKPIEANELERLSQWIQLGLPEVNDFEMTESETLVSEEDRQFWSFQPPVRVEPPHVKQQHRVQNPIDAFIINKLEDEGLTLAPPADKRTLIRRLSIDLTGLPPTPEEIDKFLNDEDPQSYENLVDRLLASPRYGERWARHWLDVVGYADSEGAQNEDKLRPHMYRYRDYVIRALNEDKPYSRFLQEQIAGDELVDYQSGNITPEVYDCLVATGFLRTAPDRTFANITNFVPDRLEVISDEIQILGSAVMGLTIKCARCHSHKFDPIPQSDYYRLTAIFKAAYDEHDWLKSQGPRTLSHVSQEEHQKYQEHERQLSRQQGLLQKKLTQLDPTKPDYQQKSTEVKKQIAALKDQHWPAPRIRALWSRESPSPTYIYKRGNYLTPGRPVEPGVPAVLTSVDESIKFDQVSANGKPVGRRLLFARWLTQSDHPLTARVMVNRIWLHHFGRGIVNTPGNFGRAGERPTHPKLLDWLATEFIRQNWSIKAIHKLMVTSSTYRQSSDISDEAARLDPTGSLLSRMPLKRMEAEVLRDSLLLICGQLDETPFGPADPVEARADGLVTSRRGKAGWRRSIYVLQRRTKIPTLLENFDFPQMGPNCIQRGESLVAPQALHLMNNEMIHQLAVYLAGNIQNTVGDDWEQQIQQIYLRALGREPDPEETRVGLETLQLLEEKWNTQLKDKQTSSTSVQKALSSYCHAIFNLAEFQYID
- a CDS encoding sigma-54-dependent transcriptional regulator, encoding MNTDGFGILIIDDEPNIRSGLAKGLAKEADVLETAQDAEEGLAKFREGTYQLVIADVRLPGEMDGLELIEQILRSSPQTTTIVITAHGTVETAVKSMRLGAFDFITKPLDLDLIRHQVRKAREHYRLQIENRELRNRLVNAGEVSNIIGNCAAMHDVFQQIRQVAATDATILIQGESGTGKELIARAVHDLSNRSSGPFVAVNLGAMPETLLESELFGHEKGSFSGATRQKPGCFEQAQGGSLFLDEVTEMPAKSQVDLLRVLETQQYMRVGGEEVLTSDARIISATNKAVEPLIEDGTFREDLFYRLNVIPIHIPALRERRDDIPLLIEHFLTHFCQRHNRPLKTVSPEAMRIFVTARWPGNVRQLRNVIERLVVTLPADLIEAPDLPVELSPTPASDSAHVKTLAEVTEDAEKEAITTALAACDYHREKTAKLLGVSVRTLHYKMSRYGLH
- a CDS encoding two-component system sensor histidine kinase NtrB, with product MFHVYETRVSRGFQLAIGGLALLSLTGLVVTLWILVDFHHEQEIVAKIIRHLPDSDLAVARELAGELRFQSQLSILLFLNIIVTAIALVLLVRAYLNSERSLREVKVMASDVLASMDQGVLTTDRDEIITSINPRGRELLSLEEPVIGRPLSDVGVEHTLLCVICSHVNAHHSPVRDCDYTINRDGHEQTLRAGCSLLRNERQEELGTVLHVRDVTERALMEQRLRRMERYAGLGSLATGLQHEIKNPLSALSLHVQLLEEALESQNRSDEIDEMLEVIQTEVKRLTSVLEGFRDYASMSEPGRSRVDLTALINKLVRFIRPQAEQQKVKVEVKLPQEKPPEIMADSVHIDQVLLNLALNAIQAMPGGGVLTIGLNQEGDWLRISITDTGKGIPAELRERIFDPYFTTRHEGTGMGLALCEKIVRQHDGTIDFNTGPSGTSFSVLLPASGTA